The Paraburkholderia acidisoli genome contains a region encoding:
- a CDS encoding CNP1-like family protein: MKRFALAAACAAGGVLFLTLAGCSSSGPTNKDDSAFTYLLDRKGEWQENKVESLPALPQAGAKLLPFDVSNNTPLKFAVDPASVSVGTDGVVRYTVVITSDSGARNVNYEGIRCDTYEWRLYASLDAEHNGWDRTVANNWSRIESGSLNAYQAALYHDYFCANKMPVAKAPTIVENIRYGRTQSTLVR; encoded by the coding sequence TTGAAACGATTTGCTCTTGCTGCGGCCTGCGCCGCAGGCGGTGTGCTGTTTTTGACGCTGGCAGGCTGCTCCAGTTCGGGGCCGACCAACAAGGACGACAGCGCGTTCACCTACCTGCTCGACCGCAAAGGCGAGTGGCAGGAAAACAAGGTCGAGAGCCTCCCGGCGCTGCCGCAGGCGGGTGCGAAGCTGCTGCCGTTCGACGTCTCGAACAACACGCCGCTCAAGTTCGCCGTCGATCCCGCGTCGGTTTCGGTCGGCACCGACGGCGTGGTGCGCTATACGGTCGTGATCACGAGCGATTCGGGCGCGCGCAACGTGAACTACGAAGGCATTCGCTGCGACACCTACGAGTGGCGCCTCTACGCGAGCCTCGACGCCGAGCACAACGGCTGGGATCGGACCGTGGCGAACAACTGGTCGCGTATCGAGAGCGGTTCGCTCAACGCCTACCAGGCCGCGCTGTATCACGACTACTTCTGCGCGAACAAGATGCCGGTCGCGAAGGCGCCGACCATCGTCGAAAACATCCGCTACGGTCGCACGCAATCGACGCTGGTGCGCTGA
- a CDS encoding MarC family protein: MEYSFLSATILLLLITDPLGNIPLFITCLRGVAKQRRAIVILREVGIAFVILLVFMVAGNGFLRMMGLTDTSLRIGGGIVLFLIALRMIFPHPGGPFGGGDKGGEPLIVPLAIPALAGPSALATVMLLTSQAPGKLFEWIGALVVTMVICAVVLVLAERIQQWLGERVVTAFERLMGLVLVAISVEMILAGIANFVHHL, encoded by the coding sequence GTGGAGTACAGTTTCCTGTCCGCTACGATCCTGCTGCTCCTGATCACCGATCCGCTCGGCAACATTCCGCTTTTCATCACGTGTCTGCGCGGCGTCGCGAAACAGCGCCGCGCGATCGTGATCCTGCGCGAGGTCGGCATCGCGTTCGTGATCCTGCTCGTCTTCATGGTGGCCGGCAACGGCTTCCTGCGCATGATGGGACTCACGGACACGTCGCTGCGCATCGGCGGCGGCATCGTGCTGTTCCTGATCGCGCTGCGCATGATCTTCCCGCATCCGGGCGGTCCGTTCGGCGGCGGCGATAAAGGCGGCGAGCCGCTCATCGTGCCGCTCGCGATTCCCGCGCTGGCGGGGCCGTCGGCGCTCGCCACGGTCATGCTGCTCACCTCGCAGGCGCCGGGCAAACTGTTCGAATGGATCGGCGCGCTGGTCGTGACCATGGTGATCTGCGCGGTCGTGCTGGTGTTGGCCGAGCGCATCCAGCAGTGGCTGGGCGAGCGCGTGGTGACGGCCTTCGAGCGGCTGATGGGTCTCGTGCTCGTGGCGATTTCGGTGGAGATGATCCTCGCGGGCATCGCCAATTTCGTGCATCACCTTTGA
- a CDS encoding hypoxanthine-guanine phosphoribosyltransferase, whose amino-acid sequence MNREEALHIFRHSEEIVSEGDVNASIGRMADAIRAEISEDFPLVLSVMGGAAVFTGMLLPHLDFPLEFDYIHLTRYRNAIKGSAEMQWRVAPRESVKDRVVLVLDDILDEGETMAAIRDRIMDMGAKRFLSAVLCEKIIPKQKPLHPDYCGFSVPDRYVFGCGMDAKGYWRNLPTIRALTEGA is encoded by the coding sequence ATGAATCGCGAAGAAGCCCTCCACATTTTCCGCCACTCCGAAGAGATCGTTTCGGAGGGCGACGTCAACGCGTCGATCGGCCGGATGGCCGACGCCATCCGCGCCGAGATCAGCGAGGACTTCCCGCTCGTGCTGTCGGTGATGGGCGGCGCCGCCGTGTTCACCGGCATGCTGCTGCCGCACCTCGACTTCCCGCTCGAGTTCGACTACATCCACCTCACGCGCTATCGCAACGCCATCAAGGGCAGCGCCGAAATGCAGTGGCGCGTGGCGCCGCGCGAGTCGGTGAAGGACCGCGTGGTGCTCGTGCTCGACGACATCCTCGACGAAGGCGAGACCATGGCCGCGATCCGCGACCGCATCATGGACATGGGCGCGAAGCGTTTCCTCTCGGCCGTGTTGTGCGAAAAGATCATCCCGAAGCAAAAGCCGCTGCATCCCGACTACTGCGGTTTTTCGGTGCCGGACCGCTACGTGTTCGGCTGCGGCATGGACGCGAAGGGCTACTGGCGCAATCTGCCGACCATTCGCGCGCTGACCGAAGGCGCTTGA
- a CDS encoding RNA pyrophosphohydrolase gives MLDREGFRPNVGIILLNARNEVFWGKRVREHSWQFPQGGIKYGETPMQAMYRELHEETGLHPEHVKIVGRTRDWLRYEVPDKFIKREVRGHYRGQKQIWFLLRMVGRDCDICLRATEHPEFDAWRWNEYWVPLEAVIEFKRDVYQLALTELSRFLRRPAAARQERVHVQVHEVRYPRIVTSAHADAVMGAAMVTSVVTSPGVPIDGDCAAAQSIIEPAPDEHDQDA, from the coding sequence ATGCTGGATCGTGAGGGGTTTCGCCCGAACGTCGGCATCATCCTCTTGAACGCGCGAAACGAAGTGTTTTGGGGCAAACGGGTTCGCGAACATTCCTGGCAGTTTCCGCAAGGGGGCATCAAATATGGTGAGACCCCCATGCAGGCAATGTATCGGGAGTTGCACGAAGAAACCGGTCTGCATCCGGAGCACGTCAAGATCGTCGGTCGCACGCGCGACTGGTTGCGTTATGAGGTGCCGGACAAGTTCATCAAGCGCGAAGTGCGCGGCCATTATCGCGGGCAGAAACAGATCTGGTTTCTGCTGCGGATGGTCGGGCGCGATTGCGATATCTGCCTGCGGGCAACGGAGCATCCCGAGTTCGACGCGTGGCGCTGGAACGAGTACTGGGTGCCGCTGGAAGCGGTCATCGAGTTCAAGCGCGACGTGTATCAGCTTGCGCTGACCGAACTCTCGCGCTTCCTGCGCCGGCCCGCCGCGGCGCGTCAGGAGCGCGTGCACGTGCAGGTCCACGAGGTGCGGTATCCGCGCATCGTGACGTCGGCGCACGCCGACGCCGTGATGGGCGCGGCCATGGTGACATCTGTCGTAACGTCGCCGGGTGTGCCGATCGACGGCGATTGTGCTGCCGCGCAGAGTATCATCGAGCCTGCGCCGGACGAGCACGACCAGGACGCCTGA
- a CDS encoding proline--tRNA ligase, protein MKASRFFIGTLKEAPSDAEIVSHKLMVRAGMIRRVAGGIYNYLPIGLRSIRKVEQIVREEMNRAGAIELLMPAVQPAELWQESGRWEKYGPELLRFKDRKQSDFVMGPTHEEVVTDIARNQIKSYRQLPVNFYQVQTKFRDEIRPRFGVMRGREFIMKDAYSFDKDVDGLKLSYQKMYDAYTRIFTRLGLEFRAVAADNGSIGGSGSHEFHVIAETGEDDIAYCPTSEFAANVEAADALPLVAERAAPAQALTKTSTPGAAKCEQVAELLGIPLESTIKSIVLATDNEGAEPTIWLLLLRGDHDLNEIKVGKLEGLGGFRFATESEIVEWFGTPPGYLGPLNTKKPVKVIADRTVANMSDFVVGSNEADFHTTGVNWGRDLPEPVVADIRNVKKGDPSPDGKGVLDICRGIEVGHVFQLGTKYSDAMNATYLAENGKPAPMQMGCYGIGVTRILGAAIEQNFDDKGIIWPEAIAPFEVVICPMGMDRSELVREHAERVYNELVAAGVDVILDDRGERPGVMFADWELIGVPHRLVIGDRGLKDGKIEYQGRRDTEATLLAAEEAAQAVVAKVRAALGR, encoded by the coding sequence ATGAAAGCCTCCCGTTTCTTTATCGGCACCCTGAAGGAAGCGCCGTCCGACGCCGAAATCGTCAGCCACAAACTGATGGTTCGCGCGGGCATGATCCGTCGCGTCGCTGGCGGCATCTACAACTACCTGCCGATCGGTCTGCGTTCCATTCGCAAGGTCGAGCAGATCGTGCGCGAAGAAATGAACCGCGCGGGCGCGATCGAACTGCTCATGCCGGCCGTGCAGCCGGCCGAGCTGTGGCAGGAATCGGGTCGCTGGGAAAAATACGGGCCGGAACTGCTGCGCTTCAAGGACCGCAAGCAGAGCGATTTCGTGATGGGACCGACGCACGAGGAAGTCGTCACCGACATCGCGCGCAACCAGATCAAGAGCTACCGCCAGTTGCCGGTGAACTTCTACCAGGTGCAAACCAAATTCCGCGACGAAATCCGTCCCCGTTTTGGTGTGATGCGCGGCCGCGAATTCATCATGAAGGACGCGTACTCGTTCGATAAGGACGTCGACGGCCTCAAGCTTTCGTACCAGAAGATGTACGACGCCTACACGCGCATCTTCACGCGTCTCGGCCTCGAGTTCCGCGCGGTCGCGGCCGACAACGGTTCGATCGGCGGCTCGGGCTCGCACGAATTCCACGTGATCGCCGAAACCGGCGAGGACGACATCGCGTACTGCCCGACCTCGGAGTTCGCGGCCAACGTCGAAGCCGCCGACGCGCTGCCGCTCGTGGCCGAGCGCGCCGCGCCCGCCCAGGCGCTCACGAAAACGTCCACGCCGGGCGCGGCCAAGTGCGAGCAAGTCGCCGAACTGCTCGGCATCCCGCTCGAAAGCACCATCAAGTCGATCGTGCTGGCCACAGACAACGAAGGCGCCGAGCCCACGATCTGGCTGCTGCTGCTGCGCGGCGACCACGATCTCAACGAGATCAAGGTCGGCAAGCTCGAAGGCCTGGGCGGTTTCCGCTTCGCCACGGAGAGCGAGATCGTCGAATGGTTCGGCACGCCGCCGGGCTACCTCGGTCCGCTCAATACGAAGAAGCCGGTCAAGGTGATCGCCGACCGCACGGTCGCGAACATGAGCGACTTCGTGGTGGGTTCGAACGAAGCGGACTTCCACACCACGGGCGTGAACTGGGGCCGCGATCTGCCGGAACCGGTCGTGGCCGACATCCGCAACGTGAAGAAGGGCGATCCCTCGCCGGACGGCAAGGGCGTGCTCGACATCTGCCGCGGCATCGAAGTGGGCCACGTGTTCCAGCTCGGCACGAAATACTCGGACGCGATGAACGCCACCTATCTGGCCGAAAACGGCAAGCCCGCGCCGATGCAGATGGGTTGCTACGGCATCGGCGTCACGCGTATCCTGGGTGCGGCGATCGAGCAGAATTTCGACGACAAGGGCATCATCTGGCCGGAAGCGATCGCTCCGTTCGAAGTGGTCATCTGCCCGATGGGCATGGACCGCAGCGAACTCGTGCGCGAGCACGCCGAGCGCGTGTACAACGAACTCGTGGCGGCGGGCGTGGACGTGATCCTCGACGATCGCGGCGAGCGCCCGGGCGTGATGTTCGCCGACTGGGAACTGATCGGCGTGCCGCATCGCCTCGTGATCGGCGACCGCGGTCTGAAGGACGGCAAGATCGAGTATCAGGGCCGCCGCGACACCGAAGCCACGCTGCTCGCGGCCGAAGAAGCCGCGCAGGCGGTGGTCGCGAAGGTGCGCGCCGCGCTCGGCCGCTGA